The Ptychodera flava strain L36383 chromosome 3, AS_Pfla_20210202, whole genome shotgun sequence region GTCACGAATTATTGTTACTGCTCGATGGATTTTAAGCAAAGTGTGAAGATATAATATATGCAACATTTAGTACATTACACTCATTTGAAGTTTCAATATAACCAGctttctgataaatatttagaaGGATTACACCTATGGGACATGACTTATCTTTCACCTTCTACGTGAGCAAATATTGCGCCAAACCTGTAACTCGAATTATTTTACTCATCTGTGAGTGTGTCTTACAGAGTGATCTATGCagatacatttacaaaaattaGTTTTTAAATCAACAgtcttaaaataaatattcgaGAAGAAATAAAACTTCCTGATACTGGCTTACTGATAAACACgctaatagtcgcgccagcggcttactgactactcATGCgcgtattcataatatactatgcgagtaaccggaagtgtacccttctttcgtgggcgccgtcatgtttttttgagtgctcgtaaataaattcgaaacgtgctctctattattttataacatgccattaataaaatatatcttttttattagccagtaattATTATTAACCACCCTGTCACTGATACAAAGTTtcttatcacgcctaaaaataaaaagaagagagaaaactgtcatgcatatgaacgagaacattcgcaaagaatgctCTGATTTAATCTTAGAAAGgtgccctctgtgtcaataactatgtgcaaaatttacccgtttttagaagtgacgctggttttcagcttacaatatcggaagttgggcggtacagttactattgcaaagttaGTGATGGCACAATACATCCCTTGTTAAGCACAATAGAtagtaatcatggtaaaaattgcaaatttatgtcaaacttttttacacataacagaaatctatacctacagggtctgacatcgtgtacgtgaactgtcatcagagggtaaaccggtcatacttgcttgtacaaacgtatatagaaagtaacaataaattctattttatcctttatgattactaatcatgaatcgatacaaatttcatttttaatctCAAAGCCTGGCGcaacaccaagggctgagccctatataatattagccCACTTCCTTAATGGAAAAACAAATGAATTGGCTGATACTGCGCTGCGTTATCCATTAATAGCCCACTTCCTTAATGGAAAAAACAAAGTACGGCGGCCGCTAACCCAATAACTGGTCAAGTGATTACTTTGTCAATATACTGACCACTGAAGGCCGAAGTATAACTCGCCCAATATCATAAATTTGCAAGTTAAGCTTACAAAGTTTAATTTTTGGCAAAACGTTACTTCGCCGGGATGTTGGATAGTGCTTTTCATTTTGCCCGAGATCTATATCTACCTAATTCTGATCCTAGTTAATCACAACTACAAACGATAAAACGAAAATAGAATGTCACAAATATCCCGAGATGCAGCGCTTTTTCCTCGAAAAATATTATGACGCAATTTCCATGACCAAATATCCCACTCCATACAAGACATACGGGCTATCGACGCTCGTATATATACGCCTTCCAATTTCTACCAAATAACCCCGTTCAGTTGTTGCACCGGGAACTTGTTTTGATCAGACGGCATACGTTGACGTTCAGGTGGAGTTACAATGGCGTATGAGATCCATAAAACCTGTTGTGATATGGTGAGACTGGACGTCGGCGGTAAACTTTACACGACCTCTGTCACCACGTTGACAAAGTATTCGGATTCCACACTGGGCGCCATGTTCAGCGGACGCGTACCTGTCCAAACCGACGACAGCGGAACCTTCTGCATCGTTAGAGACGGGGAACTATTCCGCCACGTACTCAACTTTCTGCGTTCCTCAAAACTTCATTTGCCAGAGAATTTTCAGGAATACGATCAGCTGTTGAACGAAGCAGATTTTTACCAGATTGATGAGCTGACGGAAGCCGTGTCTGAAATGAGGCAACAGAGGCAAGGTTGAAGAAGCGATGGCCGAGAGCCTGCGGATGTGCAGTATATTGAATTTTTCGGCAGCAGCAAGTTCTATGATCTGAGAGGGCCGAAGGAGGTTATAGAGTCTCTTAAGTCTGTACAGCTTTACACGGCTTTGAATAATAAAAGCTATGAACCAACTATTACGGTTACCGGCACACTCCATCGTCAAGTTTTCTATCCTACTGTGTACGATCATAGTAGATGTATTCATATCCATTTTAATTACCTCGATTTGTTTCGTGACCTCGATAATATCGGTTTTCGCTTGTGTCCTTCACGTCTTGCCCAGGAGGAACAGAGTTTTTCGACCGTTGGATTTTCAGGAAAGGTCCGACCGTCAACTTCGAAAGTGGAACTTACCCGCGTGTTTGAAGTACTACCTGCAACTGCTATACCTCTGTGTACCAGCATGCTTATTGCCAACATATACAACGAATATTGCTTCTATAATAGATTAGTGTGGTATAAATTTTCATTCATGTATgaacattttgtgacatttctCCTGTTGACCCGTTCACCTTTGTCGTCTTTAAAGTAACCGATCTTGTTTCGCAGAAAATAAACACAGATACTCTTTAGTAATAATCATTATCAATAAGCAGCGGAATACAGCTAGTCGACTTCTTTTGCGCAACAATGAAGTATATATGAACATATGTTGCTAATGTCTGCCAAAAATGCCACAGTGCATGGTTTATTCACTGATCACGGAGCTATAGAGTTATACGTCCGTGGACTGATATTGCATGTGTTTGAATTTGCACATTTACTCAAGAACTTCTGGATGGATCTAATCACAGACATGGAAGCTCCTGTATGGGTCTGTGTGTGATTGGACCGAAATTAAATATACTTAGATGAGTCATGTGAACAGCGAGAACCCAACTTGTTTTAATAAACCCGAAGCAATGATGCTCTTACAGCATATACTCTAGAAAGCCTTAAATACTCCACAGGCGGAGAAGAGATTTATCGTCTATgcgaaatatgtaaattgttttgaaatacgAATATTATCGATAAAATTACATTGCTATTTGATCAGGGTTGAGCTTTCTTTCCTTTCTGCAATACTTGAAAAATCACTGAACAGGTTCAACACTGTTCAACAGGGTTATAACTTTCCTTTCATGGAAAAGCCACTATTTAAAACGCATATGGATTACACAGCCGTTAACTGAGTGTCAACTACTCAGCTTGTATATTTCCATAAAAAGGGAAGACGGCCATCTCTTGTCACTTGTCTTACTTGTTTGACGTAGTTCCAGAGGTAGGGCATTCATTAGCATACGTTAGGCATGCTGATATATTGACGAGTGCACAGTAATATTGACGTTACCCACATTTCTCCTTGACCtctacacactgagatcacctATTGAAATGAAGCAGATTTCTTCTGTATACAGAACAGCTTGGTCCATATTCTAAATTCTGACAGAATTGTTTTGCCGATCATGTCTTTCCTAATGCCCAATATAAATAatagaagatcaaccccttttccgtggaggagatagcaattttttaattttttcaacatatttttgacaaccaatacacaatattttcaaggaaactaagggtaTAAAATGCATCAGTGTTAGCAAAAGAAGGGGTATAGATTTTTTTTATGTTCATAGAAAGAGAGCTTGAATGTctgtggtatgatgagaccatctcagttgctgataactttaccttgtTGATAATGTGCAGATGTTTAGCAACCACAAACATCGGCTTGGTactcaatttactcttgaattttaaacataatcaacaaTCTTGGAGCATATTTGAAGAAATCTCGAAATTAAATTCCAGGTTTCAAATTGTTCGGAAATTAATAAAATGAATTTGGCGAACAAATGTCTGAGTGCATTGAtcaaggagaattgtgggtagcatCACTGTGTCATGATACGCGCTAAGTTTACCATTCACCGATATGCAAATCAGATATTGAAAATTTACGTCTACATTGTATCaaataactgtatcaaaatattctactgtattttttgtttttgttattaaaaCAAATAATGATCTCGTTCATTAAATCATTTTACATCGTAATCGTATTTTGTATTACGAGTGTTGCAAATCACCATGCAAGGTCGAGTTGTTGAAGTGGTGGTTAACGTCTTCAAATACCATCGAAGTTCGAAGGTTTTGGTGTGTGTGACTGGATGTGGTTGACAACGGAGAACTGGTCGACAATTGCAGCGAGTGACACGCTGCACAGCACCCCCTTGTGGTGAATTATTATTTTTCGAGCTCAACGGAATCctataatagtcgcgccagcggcttactgactacgcatgcgcgtaTTCATTATcaactatgcgagtaaccggaagtgtacccttctttcgtgggcgccgccatgttttttttgagtgctcgtaaataaacaaattcgaaacgtgctctctattattttataacatgccattaatagaatatatcttttttattagcgagtaattattattatccaccctgtcgctgatacaaaatttcttatcacgcctaaaaattaaaagaagagaaaactgtcgtgcatatgaacgagaacattcgcaaagaatgctgggattgaatcttataaaggcgccctctgtgtcaataactatgtgcaaaatttacccgtttttagaagtaacgctggttttcagcttacaatatcggaagttgggcggtacagttactattACAAAGTTAATGATGGTACAATACGTCCcctgttaaacacaatagatagtaatcatcgtaaaattgcaaatttatgtcaaacttttttacacataagagaaaatctatacctacagggtctgacatcgtgtgcgtgaactgtcatcagagattaaaccggtcatacttgtacaaacgtatatagagagtaacaattaattctattttatcctctATGATTAGTAatcatgaatcgatacaaataacatttttaatctcaatgcctggcgcgacaccaagggctgagccctatataatattataatgtaGAATTAGCAGCCAACACACTTTTAGCAAAACGATGATTCCTGACCAAGTAACGCTCATTGCAACGTAGGTGTAATTATAGGCTTTGTATAGTAAGTCTGGCTTTTGACGAGTGTTTCTCAGGTTCTTATCGCATGTGTCAGCACGTTTCTAGCTGTACTTTCCACAACGTATTGAAATATCAAGTACTCGGCTTGTTTAAGCTGACTGTATATCTCTGCCCGTTGTTAGTGTTGATAATAAAATTCAGGTGTAGACTTCAAGTTTAGTTCTAAACAATAACACTACACATGGCACGCTAACAAGCTGCATTGGCGATACCGGGTAATGCAAAATGCCATATGAAGTAGATCAATAAACTCTTGATGTATGGaacaacaatttcaaaatcaaagttaGATTTATTGTGTAcagatataaaataaaaagtatCGAAATATCTATATATCGAACTTTCGTCTGGTACTAGTATGCATCAAAAGGTTCATCATGTAATCACTTTTTAAAGAGGGAAAGGGTCATCTTTTTCGAGTGTGCAGTGGGTGGTTTATTTATACGAAGGCTGTATAAGAAGTTATCGGTGTAAGCGTAGCTATAGTTACTGAATGCACCCCTAGGCTAGTAGAACAAAAGACCTATGACTTGTAATCATCAAAATGCGTTGGAAAGACATGCATGTACTCACGCATACATCCAAAGCTTTAGTTTAGATTCCCCAGACATACTCCTGGCCTTTTGTTAATCTCATCTACCGCCTCTCTATATGGAGAGGGATATACACAGTAGGGTTACCACTACTAAATTAGGTCGATTTTCAATCGTGTAATTAACTATAAATTCAAATGAAGGTTGAAGAGGGTAGAAGCTTGTGTGAGTATAAGTTAACATAGTAAAAGTTTATGGCATTTCGTAAACTTTTGTGGTTTTTTATGGTATTTTGGTGATTAAAGAATCAAACGAGGATAAATGTAGCAGCGTCGTTCAAATCTGAaaaatgtcttgtactttttaaaATCTTTCTAACCCACCTCAAATTTTGGTAATTGGGGGAACACAACAGTTAAGAATATTGATAAAGTGTTTATACTTCAGAAAAGAGCTCTACGTAcgctttttgaacttccgtTTGATTTCCCTTCAGTGGATTTATTTCCATAACTTAATGTCATGTCTGTCAgacaaagaatattttacttcaccgcaattgaaacatttaaatgtttgaaagggtatgaTCCACAGTATTTATCTGATTTGTTTACCGCTCAGAGTGATGTACATAGTCATCATACACGGTCTACTTCTCACCAGGATTCTTATGTACCTAGATGCTTCTCTAAATATGGTCAACGTAGCTTTCAATACCGTGCTGCCAAACTGTGGAATGCTTTACCAATTGAAATCAAACAAACTACTGTTCTGTACACctttaaatctgacttgaaagattatgtgaaaatgaatgttcctttgtagatgtaattattgtaattttgcttgagccccgatgaaaattactcgtccgttcaataaaagtgtaaataaataaataaataaataaataaataaataaataaataaataaataaataaataaagttacAGCGCGTGAAGCTATTAATAATCAATCTCAATTTCGCTAGAACAATATAGCGTTTGTTCgaacaaaaaacagaaacaaaacaaacgaaaaaataTGAAAGGGTCATTTTATATGATCTCCCTCTCGATAGGCTTCCATTCGAGGCTCATGTTACGGAATTTTTCACTTGCCTTGTTGGCGTCCTGAATCAGGGCCTGTATTCTGGACACACCCAATTAACTCCTCGGTGCTTGTTCCGTTCATGTTCACCTCAACTTTACCAGGTCATGGATACTCGGCGGGAGACCTGCATTTGACCACGGCAGGATTTTCTGCGACGAACAAATTCTTAGAAAAGTTAAGAATCCAAAATTCAAATTCTTTCTTGTTAGATTGATAGACGGTACAATGAAGATTTAACTTTTAGGACAAATCAATGaagattgaaatttgacttaaAATGTGCTCTCCAATGCCTGTGAAGGCAAGATATTCGAGGAATAGCATATACATTGATGAACCTTGCTTTTTGTACTGCAAAGAATGGACCAAGCACTGAATAAGATGATGCACCCTAAATTTTTACTTCATATCAGCTGCCAATAACATAGGCATTTGTAAATCAAAACTGCTGTCATTCTTGACCCGCTCAAACGACCAGGTTACGGTCAAGTGAAAGACATTCATCGTCTTCCCGTTTTCTACATTCACGGATGTCAGGTTCGTAGGAGCGAAGTATTATTTTACTCAAGATTAAGGATTACGTTTGATGTTGACGCAAGGTGTCTGCTGACGGTGCAGTAGGGAATATCTTGTGACAGACTGCAAACTTGTTTACATTGACCCATCGTCATAATACCAAGTGCAGGCTACATGACACGCACCTTCTTTGACCTCCAAGGGACCATATGCAAATCAGGCTATTATCTCATTATCATATGCTCATTCATCGCCTGATCAACCAATCAGACGATATTACCCTAGCATCTCTCGAGGACACAAAGAGGTAAACCCTtctagtcaggtggcttagcaacaaaaaccggcaagatcgttacacggatgacaaaagtgccaaatttgctacagaggttcgcatacatgtgtagatcaaaattagctattgctccaaaaatttgggccaccggaaaggctcgatgacgtcataaattcaaaatggccgccattatattgcttaaaaatggtaaaatacggtttattcggctagttttcaatatttttttgagtaaactgacacaaacattctcaattacaaatacaatataaattgatgcaaatcaattattatgatgacgtcataaagccaaaatgaccGACCAAATTCAAATGTCAGTCGTAACATTGTCTAAAATGTTAAAGCACTGTTAATAAGcctgtttcagcattttatcgcttgaactgaaattaagaccccaaattacagacaaaacatataattgatacaaattaattaatgtgatgacgtcataaaaccaaaatggcaaccgaaagttACATTAATTATGgcctattatgaagttcactatgCTCGTTACAATAGCCCAATTACGTGACAAACTTATagtcaaaataaaagataactgtaccaaaacttagccaataagttcaacacaaaTAACAAACCTTTAtgagattatttattattaaacaataatctgtgtttgaaaaatcgaatcgatataaaaggaaatgaaggcaccTTCACACACTGGTTCAACCTTGTTTATGATACGGTATAGTGAGTGGATCAATGTGGTTTTGTGATAGGGAAACATGGTGCgaaaccagtgaatcgatagtgttTTGACCTTTGTCccagaaaaaaagtaaaatttatattttaatgaagcatttgaaggtTGGTGGCAGATAAATATCGACAGATggttttgtgtgggttttacaatcgagccatctctctcgattgcgtctctggcatttgaagaccacaaggtcagggtatgagattttgtcgataaaatattcaattatgaattcccaAGTTTAACGTAGGGTACAGGGTGTTGCACTCGtcgacaaatgttctgaatgttataaaattatgttctgttcctgagtaaatcatgaaaatgttacCTTTTAAACGTTTCCATACGAATATTTGACCGGATTTGGGATTTCATATagttttctccgtttcatggtatgagatatcagctatttctggtgAGCCCATTCTTCACCCATAGATTTGcttgtatttttctcagttgaattaaaatatgttgcgtttcagaataatcaACAGTAAGGCTTTCATGTACGTTGTTGGTGGTTTTTTTGTATCGTATCAGTTGGTTGGTaatgtttcagagtccaacgctacgatcgctgtatttatggcttcatttttcGCATATTTGTATACATTGATACCACTTCTACACTtctaatgttaccagaatagagtttgcttgtatatttattgattctaactagttaatgaagtttttgtgTCCTTGACATATGTAAGTCGTCTTTGCATGATTGGTTTTATGGcaaagtctagaaattccgagatttggtttattggactcgagcagccatttctattgagacgttggatgatgattgttccttctacttgggttttgtgtatttttggcaggagataccatcgtattttacaaattattctacttatggGAATGGGGAAACTGTACATCACCTCGTCAATGATTTTCTTGTCGCAGATAAACGATATCATATACAATTTCCATCGTATAGTTAATGTCGCCAAGTGTTGCCTTAATGTACAGTAATAGTGTACATTTCGCAGCTGTCTATAACTTTAATGTCATTTGTCGTTGtcacaattgctatgcctcttactttattgatgggttttattgtgatttatttgtttttagatAGATTATTCAGCGCAGTCTTTTCTTGTAGAGTCATGTTCTTTCTGATGTGGGTTGCGAatggaatttcctctatcgatctaagttgcttcgagacagttttacaattttgggtTTTCCGCCGTTAGTAGTGTCGACATTGGATTTATCTTAGAACAGATGTCTGACTGATGAATTGATCGTTTGTTTCTCATGCGAATagatttgttgatatctgataggacaatttttctgtatgGGCACTTCGGAatgggaataaatttcaagctTTTGCTTGatgctttgatttcaaaatttggtaaggtttgatttgcaagatttttaatgaatctgagaatcttccTTAGTTCTTGCTTTTTTAATCTTCGAATTTCTGTTATGTTCTTCCTggcgttttttatgtttttggtttcCAAATAGCAAAACGATACCAAaaacgaaaggcaaagacgcttttcataGAATTCGTGAAAACTGCAAAAAGCAAGGTAAGCTAgcttcaaaagtcaaaaaggTCTTCTCTTTGTTCAAAAACCCTGACCAAACGGTTTTTTTGAGGCCGGCACATCCTCAAAAAAGAGTACTAATGTAACACAAAACTATGTGTCTGTCACCACACATCGAGacataaaaaacagaaaattcaacaaacgaaa contains the following coding sequences:
- the LOC139127813 gene encoding BTB/POZ domain-containing protein KCTD21-like; translation: MAYEIHKTCCDMVRLDVGGKLYTTSVTTLTKYSDSTLGAMFSGRVPVQTDDSGTFCIVRDGELFRHVLNFLRSSKLHLPENFQEYDQLLNEADFYQIDELTEAVSEMRQQRQG